AAATCAGAAATCACAACAAGATGATGCAAAAATACAGGAATCACGTTTTTTGGATGCCCAAAATCGTATCAGCAAAGAGCAATTCGAGAATAAATATTATAATCTTTTAGAAATTCATCGTGAAAACACAAGAGATTTCAATTGGAGATAAATACGCGGGTGTTAAAGTCTTTTATCCTCTTGTTCAGGAGTTGAAATGTGCTTACGAAATATTATATAACAAATATCTCCTTTTTGATTCTTTCGATTCTAACCCCTCTAATTATACTGAGGAAGAACTCTACCAATTAGCCTACTTAATTTTTTTCTTTGGGATCAATAATAGTAATAACCCTTTGTTTAAAGAATTAATGAGTGATAGGTTGTTTTCTATTTATGAGGAGGTAAAAGAAATGTTTTTATTAATTGAAGAAACGGATTACGAATATCTTTCAAATGAAAGACGTACTTTTTGGATAAGGTTTAGGTATCGTGCTTTCATTGGTCATTCTTCAGAATTAAGCCATTATGTTCGCCACCTTTTTCAAATAGTGAAGTTTGTAGATGATCAGCCAACTGAATTACTTTCAGACGATGAAAAATACAATTATATTACCAACTTAAGAGCGCAGTTAACAAGTCACGAACAACTTTTTATATATTATAATGCCCTTAGTGTGTTGGGATATACGTGGTTGGGCAAAAGCAGTTCTAATTCCGTTAATTATTTAGAAAAATATTGTATTGTTAAATCTTTACCGTTGCCACTGTGCGATTTCTACAAGCACCCACTTGAAAATCAGGTTCTGCCTGAATATAATTCACAAGGAAAACCAATGTTTGAATGGATAGAAATTAAAGAACGATTAAGCAACTTAAATTAATCCAAATGAATAGCGTCTACGACAGTATGTCAAAAGCAGAATTGGAAGTCTGCAATTTCTTAAAAGAACTTAAAATATTTTGGACATTCGAGCAACCTGTATTTCTTACAGATGATGGCAATCGCCCACGCATATTTTGTCCGGATTTTTAC
The sequence above is a segment of the Chryseobacterium taklimakanense genome. Coding sequences within it:
- a CDS encoding putative phage abortive infection protein, yielding MKTQEISIGDKYAGVKVFYPLVQELKCAYEILYNKYLLFDSFDSNPSNYTEEELYQLAYLIFFFGINNSNNPLFKELMSDRLFSIYEEVKEMFLLIEETDYEYLSNERRTFWIRFRYRAFIGHSSELSHYVRHLFQIVKFVDDQPTELLSDDEKYNYITNLRAQLTSHEQLFIYYNALSVLGYTWLGKSSSNSVNYLEKYCIVKSLPLPLCDFYKHPLENQVLPEYNSQGKPMFEWIEIKERLSNLN